A region from the Anoplolepis gracilipes chromosome 2, ASM4749672v1, whole genome shotgun sequence genome encodes:
- the Jra gene encoding transcription factor Jun: MVRSLTMEPTFYEDANVYSTLNGRENSMGQLKRNLTLDLNGCQRQGPQAKRPRLGPLPPTLNNVTPILSSPDLNMLKLASPELEKFIMTQSDSLVTGLPTPTTQILFPKTVTEAQELYARGFVDALNELHHSDSSQEPGSVHGATYTTLEPPGSVQSTESTMSNPNMVQVKDEPQTVPSVSSTPPMSPIDMENQEKIKLERKRQRNRVAASKCRRRKLERISRLEDKVKLLKGENTELSGIVHKLKEHVCRLKEQVMDHVNAGCHIVPGQF; the protein is encoded by the coding sequence ATGGTGCGAAGCCTGACGATGGAGCCGACGTTCTACGAGGACGCGAACGTTTACAGCACGCTGAACGGTCGCGAGAACAGCATGGGTCAGCTTAAGCGAAACCTCACGCTCGATCTGAACGGCTGCCAGAGGCAGGGACCGCAGGCGAAGAGGCCGCGGTTGGGTCCGTTACCACCAACACTCAACAACGTCACGCCGATCCTGAGCTCGCCGGATCTCAATATGTTGAAGCTGGCCTCGCCGGAGCTGGAGAAATTCATCATGACACAGTCAGACAGCCTGGTCACCGGTCTCCCCACACCGACCACCCAAATTCTGTTCCCTAAGACGGTCACCGAAGCTCAGGAACTATACGCGCGTGGCTTTGTGGACGCGCTCAACGAGTTACATCACTCTGACAGTTCGCAGGAACCCGGCAGCGTACATGGCGCGACTTATACAACTCTGGAGCCGCCCGGTAGCGTGCAGAGCACAGAATCTACCATGAGCAATCCGAACATGGTGCAGGTGAAGGACGAGCCGCAGACGGTACCGAGCGTATCGAGCACCCCGCCAATGTCACCGATCGATATGGAGAACCAAGAGAAGATCAAGCTGGAAAGGAAGCGACAGAGGAATCGCGTGGCCGCCTCCAAGTGCCGACGGCGCAAGCTCGAACGCATCTCCAGGCTCGAGGACAAGGTCAAACTGCTCAAGGGCGAGAACACTGAGCTAAGCGGTATCGTGCACAAGCTCAAAGAACATGTGTGCCGGCTTAAGGAGCAGGTTATGGACCACGTGAATGCTGGCTGTCACATCGTGCCTGGCCAATTTTGA